Genomic DNA from Mycobacterium stomatepiae:
TCCAGGCCGGCCCGTTTTCCACGCCGACGGCGTTCTGGCGCAAGGTGTCATCGATGCGTTCGGCCGGATATGCGGTCACGCCATACCACGTGCATGTGCCGACGTTCGGCGACTGGGGTTTCGCCCTCGCCCGGCCCGGCGACATCGCGCCGATCCCCACGATGCCCACCGACGCGCCACCGCTGCGCTACCTTAATCCGCAGGTGCTGGCGGCCGCGACGGTGTTCTCCGACGACATCGCGCCGCGGCCGCTGGAGCCGTCGACGCTGGACAACCCGCGCATCGTCGAGGACATGCGGCACGGCTACGACTAGTTCGCTAGTCCTCGTCGAGAGCGGCCAGCACCTCGTCCGACAGGTCGACGTTGGTCCAGACGTTCTGCACGTCGTCGCTCTCTTCGAGCGCGTCGACGAACTTGAACACCTTGCGCGCGCCGTCGACGTCGACGGGCACGCTGACCGACGGCTGGAAGCTGGCCTCGGCCGAGTCGTAGTCGATGCCGGCGTCCTGCAGCGCGGTGCGCACCGCGACCAGATCGGTCGGCTCGGAGATCACCTCGAAAGTCTCGCCCAGATCGTTGACGTCCTCGGCGCCGGCGTCCAGCACGGCGGTCAACACGTCGTCCTCACTTAGCCCGTTCTTCTCCAGCGTGACCACGCCCTTGCGGGTGAACAGGTAGGACACCGATCCGGGATCCGCCATGTTGCCGCCGTTGCGGGTCACCGCCACCCGCACCTCGCCGGCCGCGCGGTTGCGGTTGTCGGTCAGGCATTCGATCAGCACCGCGACGCCGTTGGGCCCGTAGCCCTCGTACATGATCGTCTGGTAGTCGGCGCCACCGGCTTCCTCGCCGGCGCCGCGCTTGCGGGCGCGCTCGATGTTGTCGTTGGGCACCGAGGTCTTCTTCGCCTTCTGAATGGCGTCGTAGAGCGTCGGGTTGCCGGCCGGGTCCCCGCCGCCGGTCCGGGCGGCGACCTCGATGTTCTTGATCAGCCGGGCGAACTCTTTGCCGCGGCGCGCGTCCTTGACGGCCTTCTGGTGCTTCGTGGTCGCCCACTTGGAATGGCCGCTCATCGTCGTCCTACCTCGCTTTTCCTCTTGCTTCTTGACCAGACGAGTCTACGTGGACGCTCGGGGCGGGTTGCCCGGCCACTGCCACGGGCCGGTTTCGGACCCTGACATTTGGAGAACCCGGTACACGTGAATCAGCCGAAAGAACCCGAGGACGCGACGAAGTCGACCGAGGAACAGCGCCAGCATCAGGAACAACTCGAGCACCAGCACGAGGACCCGGACGCGCCGGGCTTGCACCAGTCCCAGCGCAATGTGCCGGACGAGACCACGCGCTAGCTGCGGCCCGTGACGATGTCGACGAACAGTTGATGGATGCGCCGGTCCCCCGTCATCTCCGGGTGAAACGCCGTCGCCAGCTTCGGCCCCTGCCGGACGGCGACGACGTGTCCCGCCGCCCTGGCCAACACCTGCACGCCATCACCGACGCGCTCGACCCACGGCGCCCGGATGAACACCGCCCGCACCGGGCCGTCCAATCCCGCGAACTCGACGTCACCTTCGAACGAATCGACTTGACG
This window encodes:
- a CDS encoding YebC/PmpR family DNA-binding transcriptional regulator, whose translation is MSGHSKWATTKHQKAVKDARRGKEFARLIKNIEVAARTGGGDPAGNPTLYDAIQKAKKTSVPNDNIERARKRGAGEEAGGADYQTIMYEGYGPNGVAVLIECLTDNRNRAAGEVRVAVTRNGGNMADPGSVSYLFTRKGVVTLEKNGLSEDDVLTAVLDAGAEDVNDLGETFEVISEPTDLVAVRTALQDAGIDYDSAEASFQPSVSVPVDVDGARKVFKFVDALEESDDVQNVWTNVDLSDEVLAALDED